One stretch of Roseovarius mucosus DNA includes these proteins:
- a CDS encoding phage virion morphogenesis protein, with product MVTLTVSLDSLDFDSAVANGLRYLSDLTPLMRRIGTVLETSVSERFEKSEGPGGIVWPISHRARESGGKTLVDSTRLRDSIVTEADSFSARIGTNVPYAATHQFGAFIEPTGADAAAKLAFTLPNGQFIMVDQVEIPARPFLGFDDKDETDIAGTVEAYLREVFA from the coding sequence ATGGTCACCCTCACCGTCAGCCTCGACAGTCTCGACTTTGACAGCGCCGTCGCCAATGGCCTGCGCTATTTGTCCGACCTCACCCCTTTGATGCGCCGCATCGGCACCGTTCTGGAAACCTCCGTCTCCGAGCGGTTCGAGAAGAGTGAAGGTCCGGGCGGCATCGTTTGGCCCATCTCGCATCGCGCGCGCGAATCCGGCGGCAAGACGCTGGTCGACAGCACACGCCTGCGCGACAGCATCGTGACAGAGGCCGATAGCTTTTCCGCGCGCATCGGCACCAATGTGCCCTATGCCGCCACGCATCAGTTCGGAGCCTTCATCGAGCCGACCGGCGCGGACGCCGCCGCAAAGCTGGCCTTCACCCTCCCCAATGGCCAATTCATCATGGTCGACCAGGTCGAAATCCCGGCCCGGCCCTTTCTGGGCTTTGACGACAAGGACGAGACCGACATCGCGGGCACCGTCGAGGCCTATCTGCGCGAGGTCTTCGCATGA
- a CDS encoding capsid cement protein, with the protein MPNPGAFIKSYTAEAAVPGRRIVKFGAAGGILVAAAATNLAIGISDQLDAKPGDLQDVIMSGSAELELAGTVAAGAPIASDASGLGVAAAAGAGNIAVGYALQAGVAGDIIDVAIARHSVT; encoded by the coding sequence ATGCCTAACCCCGGAGCGTTCATCAAATCCTACACCGCCGAAGCGGCGGTGCCCGGTCGCCGGATCGTCAAGTTCGGTGCGGCGGGCGGCATCCTCGTGGCCGCCGCCGCGACCAATCTCGCGATTGGCATCTCGGACCAGCTCGACGCAAAGCCGGGCGACCTTCAGGACGTGATCATGTCCGGCTCGGCCGAGCTCGAGCTTGCGGGCACGGTTGCCGCCGGTGCGCCCATCGCGTCGGACGCCTCGGGCCTTGGCGTCGCCGCCGCTGCCGGGGCCGGAAACATCGCCGTCGGCTACGCGCTGCAGGCGGGCGTGGCTGGCGACATCATCGACGTGGCGATTGCCCGTCACTCCGTCACCTGA
- a CDS encoding phage tail tube protein: protein MSLLWRRKVLLAKLEATYGTDAAPTGGDAILANDVRLSPMQGQDLDRNLDTPHGGPTGTIPVDLHRTISFKVELAGSGTAGTAPRWGCLLRACGSAETVTPGTSVVYNRVYSNLESVTLHLNIGGTLYAMVGVRGTAAFDVSASGIPYIEFEFTALYVAPADVAVPTADFTGIPDPLAASTTNTPVFTIGGTALVMRSFKLTLANRIEPQFLIGEEEVILDGHENTIEARVRAVALAAFDPFAMAATQAKVPVEIEHGKAAGNIVNIAAPNAQMQRPEGLEDGQGRKEWPLRLVPLPTTATAADQWVMTLT, encoded by the coding sequence ATGAGCCTGCTCTGGAGACGCAAGGTCTTGCTCGCGAAGCTCGAGGCCACCTATGGCACCGATGCTGCCCCCACCGGCGGCGACGCAATCCTCGCCAACGATGTGCGCCTGTCGCCCATGCAGGGTCAGGACCTCGACCGCAATCTCGACACGCCTCATGGCGGCCCCACCGGCACGATCCCGGTCGATCTGCACCGCACGATCTCGTTCAAGGTCGAACTGGCAGGCTCCGGCACAGCCGGGACCGCGCCCCGTTGGGGATGCCTCCTGCGCGCTTGTGGTAGCGCCGAGACCGTGACGCCGGGCACCTCCGTGGTCTACAACCGCGTCTATTCGAACCTCGAGAGCGTCACGCTACACCTCAATATCGGCGGCACGCTCTATGCCATGGTGGGCGTGCGGGGTACCGCCGCCTTTGACGTCTCGGCCTCGGGCATTCCCTATATCGAGTTCGAGTTCACCGCGCTCTACGTGGCCCCGGCCGACGTGGCGGTGCCCACGGCGGATTTCACCGGCATTCCCGATCCGCTGGCCGCCTCCACCACCAACACGCCGGTCTTCACAATTGGCGGCACCGCGCTGGTGATGCGCAGTTTCAAGCTGACCCTCGCCAACCGCATCGAGCCGCAGTTTCTGATCGGCGAGGAGGAAGTGATCCTCGACGGGCACGAGAACACCATCGAGGCGCGGGTGCGGGCCGTGGCGCTGGCCGCGTTCGATCCCTTCGCCATGGCCGCCACCCAAGCCAAGGTGCCCGTCGAGATCGAGCACGGCAAGGCCGCCGGAAACATCGTCAACATCGCGGCCCCCAATGCGCAGATGCAGCGCCCCGAAGGTCTCGAGGATGGACAGGGTCGCAAGGAATGGCCGCTGCGCCTCGTGCCGCTGCCCACCACCGCCACCGCCGCCGACCAGTGGGTGATGACCCTCACCTGA
- a CDS encoding phage tail terminator protein translates to MTINDVMTRIEAQVPELGGRIDGGRAFVDLIRSKKLPAQSVAAYVFPSGIQGSRPDAASGVFSQMLTHRTSVVIFAQSFDRTGAASLDKIDQFLMRVVRALAGWAPGDEVGVFRFERGHLVSSGAGVLAYQLDFSIDDQLRIFT, encoded by the coding sequence ATGACCATCAACGATGTCATGACCCGGATCGAGGCGCAGGTGCCCGAGCTTGGCGGTCGTATCGACGGGGGCCGCGCCTTTGTCGATCTGATCCGCTCCAAGAAGCTGCCCGCGCAATCGGTCGCGGCCTATGTCTTTCCCTCCGGCATTCAGGGCAGCCGCCCCGACGCCGCCTCGGGCGTCTTCAGCCAGATGCTGACCCACCGCACGAGCGTGGTGATCTTCGCGCAGAGCTTTGACCGCACCGGGGCCGCCTCCCTCGACAAGATCGACCAGTTCCTGATGCGCGTGGTGCGCGCCTTGGCGGGCTGGGCACCGGGCGACGAGGTCGGCGTCTTCCGGTTCGAACGCGGGCATCTCGTGTCCAGCGGGGCCGGTGTGCTCGCCTATCAGCTCGATTTCTCCATCGACGATCAACTGAGGATCTTCACATGA
- a CDS encoding gp436 family protein produces the protein MPYLSAQDMIDRYGEGFLAEITAQGAAPGVVDMGVLQVAIDDAVSVTESYVAGLYNADTPPRALTMHAAAIAWHRLLGARAAAYDGAKEGYDAALSFLREVRRGEASLGDETPADTGPGNPQLPQISAPQATFSRDSLKGF, from the coding sequence ATGCCCTATCTCAGCGCACAGGATATGATCGACCGCTACGGCGAGGGCTTTTTGGCTGAGATCACGGCACAGGGCGCAGCGCCCGGCGTCGTGGATATGGGCGTTCTGCAAGTGGCCATCGACGATGCCGTGTCGGTCACCGAAAGCTATGTCGCGGGGCTTTACAACGCAGACACCCCCCCGCGCGCGCTCACGATGCACGCCGCCGCGATTGCCTGGCATCGCCTCTTGGGCGCGCGGGCCGCCGCCTATGACGGGGCCAAGGAAGGCTATGACGCCGCCCTCAGCTTCTTGCGCGAGGTGCGCCGGGGCGAGGCCTCGCTCGGCGACGAGACGCCCGCCGATACCGGCCCCGGCAATCCACAGCTGCCGCAGATCAGCGCGCCGCAGGCCACCTTCAGCCGCGACAGCCTCAAGGGGTTCTGA